The following coding sequences lie in one Rutidosis leptorrhynchoides isolate AG116_Rl617_1_P2 chromosome 4, CSIRO_AGI_Rlap_v1, whole genome shotgun sequence genomic window:
- the LOC139844206 gene encoding formin-like protein 2: MMSNIIFLLFIIFSLFISHTSTRRILHQPFFPDTYSPPPQPPITTTQPPITTIQPPSLSPQPQPKHPFSSLQPPSTTTHHHHFFPFFTTPTSPTTITTIPSTSLPTFPANISTIIIPQSSKSHVSKKLLFLSLTLTLFSIIIITTIVTTLLYHRHHKLPPQTPSSDNHRLFPANQPISDKPSPPPSLPPNFSTPSSEFLYLGTLVSPIHDQNLPHKTFFSATTSGGYDRMGSPELHPLPPLPRQDFHHKKHNMNIDDSCFTDSDVESQPQPISQIGKTTMFPPPPPPMPAARLWEPQKKEEIIKPKLRGLHWDKVNTSSDKAMVWDQLKCSTFQLNEEMIETLFMDKLSKVAPNHKTNQPMAQTMAAADSNQMKRVLDPHKSRNIAILLRAFNLTIDEVCDSILQGNVDTLGSELLGSLLKMAPTTEEEVRLKELNDASLFELDPAEKFLKAVIGIPFAFKRVDAMLYVSSFDSEIEYLEGSFQIIKSACQQLRNSRMFIKLLQAVLLAGNRMNIGTSRGDAHAFKLDTLLKLIDVKGIDGKTTLLHFVVHEITRAEGCRLLGKDHNLQSELCDEVEFTKRGLEVVSGLSGELSSVKKAATMEIDLLLKEVRRLVMGLNKIREVVDLNERFGPNERFSDSMNSFLKKAEGSIGKIEGEERVSISMVKETTEYFHGSSTMEDSQSLWIFKVVRDFLLVLDRVCKEVGKINERTTVRSQKCSAQFS, from the exons ATGATGTCTAACATCATTTTCCTACTATTCATCATCTTTTCACTATTCATATCCCATACCTCCACTCGCCGGATACTCCACCAACCTTTTTTTCCGGACACCTACTCcccaccaccacaaccacccatcaccaccactcaACCACCCATTACCACCattcaaccaccttcactctcaccACAACCACAACCCAAACACCCTTTCTCTTCCCTACAACCACCATCCACCACAACCCATCACCACCACTTCTTTCCATTCTTCACCACCCCAACCTctcccaccaccatcaccaccattccCTCCACCTCTCTACCTACTTTTCCGGCCAACATCTCAACAATCATCATCCCACAATCTTCAAAATCACATGTTTCCAAAAAACTACTATTCCTCTCCCTCACACTCACACTTTTCTCCATCATTATAATAACTACTATAGTCACCACCCTCTTATACCACCGCCATCACAAACTACCACCACAAACACCCTCCTCCGACAACCATCGTCTATTTCCGGCCAACCAACCCATCTCCGACAAACCATCACCACCTCCGTCACTCCCACCCAACTTTTCAACTCCAAGTTCTGAATTTCTTTATCTTGGGACACTTGTTAGTCCCATACATGACCAAAACCTACCTCATAAAACTTTTTTCAGTGCCACAACTAGTGGTGGTTACGACAGGATGGGTTCGCCGGAGCTCCACCCACTTCCACCATTGCCACGACAAGATTTCCATCATAAAAAACATAACATGAATATTGATGATAGTTGTTTTACCGACTCTGACGTGGAAAGTCAACCGCAACCTATTAGTCAAAT TGGCAAAACGACAATGtttccacctccaccaccaccaaTGCCGGCGGCTCGGTTATGGGAACCGCAGAAAAAAGAAGAGATTATAAAGCCAAAGTTGAGAGGTTTACATTGGGATAAAGTAAATACAAGCTCAGATAAAGCAATGGTGTGGGATCAGTTGAAATGTAGCACTTTTCA GTTGAATGAAGAGATGATAGAGACATTGTTCATGGACAAATTATCAAAAGTGGCACCAAACCACAAGACCAATCAGCCAATGGCTCAAACAATGGCTGCAGCTGATTCGAACCAAATGAAAAGGGTTCTTGACCCACATAAGTCCAGGAACATAGCTATACTTTTGAGAGCATTTAACTTGACCATTGATGAAGTTTGTGATTCTATTCTACAAG GTAATGTAGACACATTAGGTTCAGAGCTACTTGGAAGCTTGTTAAAGATGGCTCCAACTACGGAAGAAGAAGTTAGGTTAAAAGAGTTGAATGATGCATCACTTTTTGAACTTGATCCTGCTGAAAAGTTTCTTAAAGCAGTTATCGGTATACCATTTGCATTCAAGAGAGTGGACGCCATGCTTTACGTATCGAGTTTTGATTCAGAGATTGAGTACCTTGAGGGGTCTTTTCAAATAATCAAG TCAGCATGTCAACAACTAAGGAACAGTAGGATGTTTATAAAGCTGCTACAAGctgtcttattggcaggaaatcgAATGAATATAGGAACGAGTCGTGGGGATGCTCATGCCTTTAAGCTCGATACTCTCCTAAAGCTTATCGACGTAAAAGGCATTGATGGAAAAACGACACTTTTGCACTTTGTTGTTCACGAGATCACAAGAGCAGAAGGTTGTCGTCTTTTGGGGAAGGATCATAATTTGCAATCAGAACTTTGTGATGAAGTCGAGTTCACAAAACGAGGACTTGAAGTGGTTAGTGGGCTCAGTGGAGAACTCTCGAGTGTTAAGAAAGCTGCAACGATGGAAATTGATTTGCTTTTGAAGGAAGTAAGAAGGTTAGTTATGGGGTTAAACAAGATTCGTGAAGTAGTGGATTTGAATGAACGATTTGGACCAAATGAAAGATTTTCGGATTCTATGAATTCGTTTTTGAAGAAAGCGGAAGGTAGTATAGGTAAGATTGAAGGTGAAGAACGGGTGTCGATTTCAATGGTGAAAGAAACTACTGAATACTTTCATGGGAGTTCGACCATGGAAGATAGTCAATCGTTGTGGATATTCAAGGTGGTTCGGGACTTCTTGTTGGTTCTTGATCGAGTGTGTAAGGAAGTTGGAAAGATCAATGAAAGAACCACTGTCAGGAGTCAAAAGTGTTCTGCCCAATTTTCCTAG